A genomic segment from Archangium lipolyticum encodes:
- a CDS encoding serine/threonine-protein kinase, producing MSALETPPLPPGTRIGGDVVEAVLGAGGFGTVYQTRGPKGDRSALKMVPLVNGETRAWREALIGARLHLRHPNLARVLEAGRWPAQDPRFIYLKQELVDGVRLDVWAREHDVDTSQVVDRVMEVARALAVAHEAQVVHRDVKEANILVRRSDGQAVLVDFGVGYYDGAPTLTEGLFPPGTPRYRSPEAWRFGRENKGVQGAHYRAGVGDDLYALGVVFYRLLTGRDPFLPGEHGNVDVEAVLNQAPMPPHLVNPRVPLAVEEVCLRLLAKTPEERYPGAVALCAALETLRARADASWKVPLSGRAELAGNRRARMTPRHAATWAGVGLGLGLVLGGAWLAAQWRTGREVATGSSPVTSPAVQPTPEASAGQEVAPPETPPESARAAAPPPVEPLPAAAASGKDTAPVKKKQKKTNDPQRDTQPSSAGTAARNVCLGLAGAALQACLSAQQQVPPVRQEPLPQECPAGAVKIMTEILGLHIGERTEVDWSKVRGRPVPVREDTPVRVGGHWVNAQGQIALPTNTRLSGRLFFGENRVYGRFTTAHTPSGETYRVCMELLDTSDNVGLALKPGSEPPGNVLVSPVAQVRVVDHFD from the coding sequence ATGAGTGCGCTCGAAACGCCCCCACTGCCACCCGGCACGCGCATCGGGGGGGACGTGGTGGAAGCGGTGCTCGGGGCGGGCGGCTTCGGCACTGTGTACCAGACACGAGGCCCCAAGGGGGACCGCTCCGCCCTCAAGATGGTGCCCCTGGTGAACGGCGAGACACGCGCCTGGCGCGAGGCCCTCATCGGAGCGCGTCTGCACCTGCGCCACCCCAACCTGGCGCGGGTGCTGGAGGCGGGCCGCTGGCCCGCCCAGGACCCTCGCTTCATCTACCTGAAACAGGAACTGGTGGACGGAGTGAGGCTGGACGTCTGGGCGCGCGAGCACGACGTGGACACGAGCCAGGTGGTGGACAGGGTGATGGAGGTGGCACGCGCCCTGGCGGTGGCACACGAGGCGCAAGTGGTGCACCGGGACGTGAAGGAGGCCAACATCCTGGTGCGCCGCAGTGACGGGCAGGCGGTGCTGGTGGACTTCGGGGTGGGCTACTACGACGGGGCGCCCACCCTTACCGAGGGGCTGTTTCCCCCGGGTACGCCCCGGTACCGTAGCCCCGAGGCGTGGCGCTTCGGCCGGGAGAACAAGGGCGTACAGGGAGCGCACTACCGGGCCGGAGTGGGAGATGACCTGTACGCGCTGGGAGTCGTCTTCTACCGGCTGCTGACGGGGCGCGACCCCTTCCTGCCGGGTGAGCACGGCAACGTGGACGTGGAGGCCGTCCTGAACCAGGCGCCCATGCCCCCGCACCTCGTCAACCCGAGAGTGCCCCTGGCGGTGGAGGAGGTGTGCCTGCGGCTGCTGGCGAAAACGCCCGAGGAGCGCTACCCGGGTGCCGTGGCGCTGTGCGCGGCATTGGAGACGCTCAGGGCCCGAGCGGACGCATCCTGGAAGGTACCACTGAGCGGCAGGGCGGAGTTGGCTGGCAACAGGCGGGCGAGAATGACGCCGCGACACGCAGCGACCTGGGCGGGCGTGGGATTGGGGTTGGGGCTGGTGTTGGGCGGTGCATGGCTCGCGGCACAATGGAGGACTGGGCGCGAGGTGGCCACCGGGTCCTCACCCGTCACGTCCCCCGCCGTGCAGCCAACGCCAGAGGCCAGTGCTGGCCAGGAAGTGGCGCCCCCGGAGACGCCGCCGGAATCTGCACGGGCCGCGGCTCCGCCGCCGGTGGAGCCACTCCCCGCGGCCGCCGCGTCCGGAAAGGACACAGCTCCCGTGAAGAAGAAACAAAAGAAGACGAATGACCCCCAGCGGGACACACAGCCCAGCAGCGCGGGGACCGCCGCGCGCAACGTATGTCTGGGTTTGGCTGGAGCCGCCCTGCAGGCCTGTCTCAGCGCGCAGCAGCAGGTGCCGCCGGTGCGCCAGGAACCTCTACCCCAGGAGTGCCCGGCGGGCGCCGTGAAGATCATGACCGAGATACTGGGCCTGCACATCGGAGAAAGAACGGAGGTCGACTGGTCCAAAGTGCGGGGCAGGCCCGTCCCCGTGCGCGAAGACACGCCGGTCCGTGTTGGTGGCCACTGGGTAAACGCCCAGGGACAGATCGCTCTACCGACCAACACCCGACTCTCCGGGCGGCTCTTCTTCGGGGAGAATCGCGTGTACGGCCGCTTCACCACGGCCCACACGCCCAGCGGGGAGACGTACCGGGTGTGCATGGAGCTGCTGGATACGAGTGACAATGTCGGCCTCGCCCTCAAGCCCGGTAGCGAGCCACCAGGAAATGTGCTGGTCAGCCCCGTTGCACAGGTGCGGGTGGTGGACCACTTCGACTGA
- a CDS encoding Bor family protein: MMRSVLVPLLVLGCSTGCYHFRFEQRPPPPEDQLVTYEERVPTYLNGFIGTGTVDTTRYCAQPVRTELRVSAIDVLLSLGTLLIYTPHTLSVTCAVQETPLERP, encoded by the coding sequence ATGATGCGCTCCGTTCTCGTGCCCCTGCTCGTCCTGGGATGCAGCACCGGCTGCTATCACTTCCGTTTCGAGCAGCGGCCCCCTCCTCCCGAGGATCAGCTCGTCACCTATGAGGAGCGGGTTCCCACGTACCTCAATGGCTTCATCGGGACGGGCACCGTCGACACCACGCGCTACTGCGCACAGCCCGTGCGCACCGAGCTGCGCGTGAGCGCCATCGACGTGCTGCTCTCGCTGGGCACGCTCCTCATCTACACGCCCCACACCCTCTCCGTGACGTGCGCGGTCCAGGAGACCCCGCTAGAGCGGCCCTGA
- a CDS encoding NUDIX domain-containing protein, which produces MTTIRTAARAIIRHEGRLLVIRYRDERGDRYALPGGGQRHREGMEAALVREVEEETGASIRVGPLRFVRECIAGPEDRALPPDFHQVELFFECTLERPLSKDIRGQEQDPDQEGVEWREEEELRQLCFFPRALLDAFERGQEFGYLGVV; this is translated from the coding sequence ATGACCACCATCCGCACGGCGGCGCGAGCCATCATCCGTCACGAAGGACGGCTCCTCGTCATCCGCTACCGGGACGAGAGGGGCGACAGGTACGCGCTGCCCGGGGGTGGGCAGCGGCATCGGGAGGGAATGGAAGCCGCGCTCGTTCGTGAGGTGGAGGAGGAGACCGGGGCGAGCATCCGCGTGGGGCCGCTCCGGTTCGTTCGCGAGTGCATCGCGGGCCCCGAGGATCGGGCCCTGCCACCTGATTTCCACCAGGTGGAGCTGTTCTTCGAGTGCACGCTGGAGCGGCCGCTCTCGAAGGACATCCGGGGCCAGGAGCAAGACCCGGATCAAGAGGGCGTCGAATGGCGCGAGGAGGAAGAGCTCCGCCAGCTCTGCTTCTTCCCAAGAGCACTGCTCGACGCATTCGAGCGCGGCCAGGAGTTCGGGTACCTCGGCGTGGTCTGA
- the gndA gene encoding NADP-dependent phosphogluconate dehydrogenase produces the protein MTTGQAQQGRAQFGVAGMGVMGQSLALNVADHGFRVAVWDRHPERFEELRRKGAPESLRGYAGLEEFVAALERPRRILLMVTAGAAVDSMLEKLEPLLQPGDVVLDGGNSWFQDTRKREAEWKAKGLHFLGVGVSGGEEGARYGPSIMPGGPAEAYALVRPVLEAIAARSEAGVCVTHVGPDGAGHFVKMVHNGIEYADMQLLAETYDLLRRGLGLSAEQLADLFAQWNQGIAESFLLETTVKVMRKKDGETGKPLVDMVLDKAGQKGTGKWTVQVSLDLGVPVPSIAGALDARNLSSMKDERVAASRILHGPTGESLSAEEKANLAAWVHDALYAARVVTYAQGLRLIQAASNEYKWNVSLAEMARIWRAGCIIRAKLLTPLREAFEKKPDLSNLMLADSLAPVLEKMAPAWRRTVAVATRLGIAVPVFSASLAYFDSYRSAELPQNLTQAQRDAFGAHTYQRRDRPEAGFVHSDWS, from the coding sequence ATGACCACAGGACAGGCGCAACAGGGGCGAGCGCAGTTCGGCGTAGCCGGGATGGGCGTGATGGGACAAAGCCTCGCGCTCAACGTGGCGGACCACGGATTCCGGGTGGCCGTCTGGGACCGTCACCCGGAGCGCTTCGAGGAGCTGCGCCGGAAGGGAGCGCCGGAGAGCCTGCGGGGGTACGCGGGGCTGGAGGAGTTCGTAGCGGCGCTGGAGCGCCCGAGGCGGATCCTGCTGATGGTGACGGCGGGGGCGGCGGTGGACTCGATGCTGGAGAAGCTGGAGCCGCTGCTGCAGCCTGGGGACGTGGTGCTGGACGGAGGGAACTCCTGGTTCCAGGACACGCGGAAGCGAGAGGCGGAGTGGAAGGCGAAGGGGCTGCACTTCCTGGGGGTGGGGGTGTCGGGGGGTGAGGAGGGAGCGCGCTACGGTCCGTCGATCATGCCGGGAGGCCCCGCGGAGGCGTACGCGCTGGTGAGGCCGGTGCTGGAGGCGATCGCGGCGAGGAGCGAGGCGGGGGTGTGCGTCACGCACGTGGGGCCGGACGGAGCGGGCCACTTCGTGAAGATGGTGCACAACGGCATCGAGTACGCGGACATGCAGTTGCTGGCGGAGACGTACGATCTGCTGAGGCGGGGGCTGGGGCTGTCGGCGGAGCAGCTGGCGGACCTCTTCGCGCAGTGGAACCAGGGCATCGCCGAGTCCTTCCTGCTGGAGACCACCGTCAAGGTGATGAGGAAGAAGGACGGGGAGACGGGCAAGCCGCTGGTGGACATGGTGTTGGACAAGGCGGGCCAGAAGGGCACGGGGAAGTGGACGGTGCAGGTGTCACTGGACCTGGGGGTGCCGGTGCCGTCGATCGCCGGGGCGCTGGACGCGCGCAACCTCTCGTCGATGAAGGACGAGCGCGTGGCGGCGAGCCGCATCCTGCACGGGCCCACGGGAGAGAGCCTGTCGGCGGAGGAGAAGGCGAACCTGGCGGCGTGGGTGCACGACGCGCTGTACGCGGCGAGGGTGGTGACGTACGCGCAGGGCTTGAGGCTCATCCAAGCGGCGTCGAACGAGTACAAGTGGAACGTGTCGCTGGCGGAGATGGCGCGCATCTGGCGAGCGGGGTGCATCATCCGGGCGAAGCTGCTGACGCCGCTGCGGGAGGCGTTCGAGAAGAAGCCGGACCTGAGCAATCTGATGCTGGCGGACAGCCTGGCACCGGTGCTGGAGAAGATGGCGCCGGCATGGAGGCGCACGGTGGCAGTGGCGACGCGGCTGGGGATCGCGGTGCCGGTGTTCAGCGCGAGCCTGGCGTACTTCGACAGCTACCGGAGCGCGGAGCTGCCGCAGAACCTGACGCAGGCGCAGCGAGACGCCTTCGGCGCGCACACGTACCAGCGCCGGGACAGGCCCGAGGCGGGCTTCGTGCACTCCGACTGGAGCTGA
- the pgl gene encoding 6-phosphogluconolactonase, whose protein sequence is MRPAPIVVDKEELVGEAADWLAQALNECVAGGQRASLALSGGSTPGPVYRELAKRDVPWALVDFYFVDERFVPPDHPESNYLLAEEALFKPLGVPVHQIFRMPGERADRDEAARDYEKLLPPVMDVVVLGMGEDGHTASLFPGGTSLQEKERRVLAVVGPKPPPWRMTLTLPVLQSARKVLGLVSGAGKKEMVRRVLAGEDLPAAKVERTQWMMDKAAAGQ, encoded by the coding sequence ATGAGGCCGGCGCCGATCGTGGTGGACAAGGAGGAGCTGGTCGGCGAGGCGGCGGACTGGCTGGCCCAGGCGCTGAACGAGTGCGTGGCGGGAGGCCAGAGGGCGAGCCTGGCGCTGTCGGGCGGGAGCACACCAGGGCCGGTGTACCGGGAGCTGGCGAAGCGGGACGTGCCGTGGGCGCTGGTGGACTTCTACTTCGTGGACGAGCGCTTCGTGCCGCCGGACCACCCGGAGAGCAACTACCTGCTGGCGGAGGAGGCACTCTTCAAGCCGTTGGGGGTGCCGGTGCATCAAATCTTCCGGATGCCGGGAGAGCGAGCGGACCGGGACGAGGCGGCGAGGGACTACGAGAAGCTGTTGCCGCCGGTGATGGACGTGGTGGTGCTGGGGATGGGGGAGGACGGGCACACGGCGTCACTGTTCCCGGGAGGCACGTCGTTGCAGGAGAAGGAGCGGCGGGTGCTGGCGGTGGTGGGACCCAAACCGCCGCCGTGGAGGATGACGCTGACGCTGCCGGTGCTCCAGTCGGCGAGGAAGGTGTTGGGGCTGGTGAGCGGAGCGGGAAAGAAGGAGATGGTGAGGCGGGTGTTGGCGGGGGAGGACCTGCCGGCGGCGAAGGTGGAGCGGACGCAGTGGATGATGGACAAGGCGGCCGCGGGCCAGTGA